One window of Candidatus Cloacimonadota bacterium genomic DNA carries:
- a CDS encoding VCBS repeat-containing protein, which produces MKTQLLSFIFILIFMSMLSAQPWQQDDGMFNSSGVPSVSFSQPRFADLDSDGDKDMILGSIDDGLIYIENMYPAFAPGFEIFTGISSLDAEMGVCVDLDNDGDLDLITGGYTGLNYFENIGTWLMPIFQKVNNFFTGLSVGQNPIPYLADVDDDSDYDMVVGFSENGGVKIYYNSGTAFAAEFSELNTLTIGDVGLYAYPVFCDLDNDGDQDIVVGRDTHGFVYYKNIGTPQNGNWIVDETVFSGMGNDSYWNSPDLVDINEDGTFDLVYGTAEGPLQYYENIGTPTTPSWQVNTTIFGGVLDVGGASSPFFYDFDNDGDFDLVSGSQLGDIKYYENVSTPYAIVWEEDNGYFASIDHSIYSSITLGDIDNNGYADAIVGDLSGNFYFHRNTGFGFVFESGVLSSVSLGGWSVPRLVDMDDDNDLDIVAGNENGNLFYFQNQGTPTVPDWVEIAGYFGSIDVGSDCSPTIGDLTLNGNLDVVTGDISGELQFFENIEGNWTENPYPVSGISGGQNTAPALVDLDGDGDLDLTLGNYGGTFNYFENQHIIVGTDQEEPQKEKILLRNFPNPFKEMTTISYFTTENTSLRSTSPGQAQNTEIRIYNIKGQLIQQLRPFSSSPHHSIKVTWDGRDDM; this is translated from the coding sequence ATGAAAACACAATTACTTAGTTTTATATTCATTTTAATCTTTATGAGCATGCTATCAGCCCAGCCCTGGCAGCAGGATGATGGGATGTTCAACTCCAGTGGTGTGCCGAGTGTTTCGTTCTCACAACCCCGTTTTGCAGATCTTGATAGCGATGGTGACAAGGATATGATCCTTGGAAGTATCGATGATGGCCTGATCTATATAGAAAATATGTATCCTGCGTTTGCGCCGGGTTTTGAAATCTTCACGGGAATATCATCCCTCGATGCTGAAATGGGAGTGTGTGTTGATCTTGATAATGATGGAGACCTTGATCTCATTACAGGAGGTTACACCGGTTTAAATTACTTTGAGAATATCGGAACGTGGCTCATGCCGATTTTCCAAAAGGTGAATAACTTTTTTACTGGTTTAAGTGTTGGACAAAATCCTATTCCATATCTCGCAGATGTCGATGATGATAGTGATTATGATATGGTTGTTGGATTCAGTGAAAATGGAGGAGTAAAAATATACTATAATTCGGGAACAGCATTTGCAGCAGAATTTTCCGAATTAAATACGCTTACAATTGGTGATGTGGGATTGTATGCATATCCTGTTTTCTGTGACCTTGATAATGACGGAGACCAGGATATTGTTGTCGGAAGAGATACACATGGATTTGTATATTACAAGAATATTGGTACACCCCAAAACGGAAACTGGATTGTTGATGAGACTGTTTTTAGCGGGATGGGAAATGATTCCTATTGGAACTCTCCGGATCTTGTAGATATTAATGAAGATGGTACCTTTGATCTTGTTTACGGTACTGCTGAAGGTCCGCTGCAATATTATGAAAATATTGGTACGCCTACAACTCCATCATGGCAGGTAAACACAACGATCTTTGGTGGAGTGCTCGATGTTGGTGGTGCAAGCAGTCCATTCTTTTATGATTTTGATAACGACGGCGACTTCGATCTTGTGAGCGGCAGTCAGCTCGGAGATATTAAATATTATGAAAATGTAAGCACACCATATGCGATCGTGTGGGAGGAGGACAATGGCTATTTTGCCAGCATCGATCACTCGATATATTCGTCAATAACACTTGGAGATATCGATAATAATGGGTACGCTGATGCTATTGTCGGGGATTTGAGTGGAAATTTCTACTTTCATCGAAATACAGGTTTTGGTTTTGTGTTCGAAAGTGGTGTATTATCATCAGTTTCTTTAGGCGGATGGTCAGTTCCACGTCTGGTGGATATGGATGATGATAATGATCTGGATATCGTTGCAGGGAACGAAAACGGAAATCTCTTTTACTTTCAGAACCAGGGAACACCCACTGTTCCTGATTGGGTGGAAATAGCTGGATATTTTGGATCGATCGATGTTGGTTCGGACTGTTCTCCCACAATCGGGGATCTGACCTTGAATGGGAATCTGGATGTCGTAACGGGTGATATAAGTGGTGAATTGCAGTTCTTTGAAAACATTGAAGGTAACTGGACAGAGAATCCGTATCCTGTTTCTGGGATTTCAGGTGGACAAAATACAGCACCTGCACTCGTCGATCTGGATGGGGATGGTGATCTTGATCTGACGCTTGGAAATTATGGTGGTACGTTCAATTATTTTGAAAATCAACATATTATTGTAGGAACCGATCAAGAAGAACCTCAAAAAGAAAAAATACTGCTTCGAAATTTCCCAAATCCTTTTAAAGAGATGACAACCATAAGTTATTTCACCACAGAGAACACCAGTCTTCGTTCCACTTCGCCCGGGCAAGCACAGAACACCGAGATTAGAATTTATAATATCAAAGGTCAGCTTATTCAGCAGCTTCGCCCCTTCTCATCTTCTCCCCATCACTCAATCAAAGTAACTTGGGATGGGAGAGATGATATG